TCCAGATCCGCGCGGCGGCGGCGAGCACGCTCCTGCGGTCGGCGACCGGCGTACCGGGCGTGGCCGGCAGCAGCGCCACCACGTCGCTGGCCTTCGACCGCACCGCGCGGTGCTGGCGGGCCACGTTGGTCAGCCCCTGACCGGCGCCGGCCTCCACGAGCAGCAGGTCACCGGTGGCGAGCAGCGCGTCGAGCGCCGGCCAGAACAGCACCGGGTCGGCGAGCTGGGTGGTCCAGAACGTCGGGTCGTCGGCGGTCGCGGCGTCCAACTTCCGGCCGACGTACGCGGAATAGACCGGGTCGACCGGCGCGCCGGGCCGGGCCGCCTCGACCGCGGGACGGGTGGCCAGGGAGGCGTCCAGTACGACCGGGCTGTGGAACGCCTGACGGGCCTTGGCCAGCCGGCAGATGTACCCCTGTTCGCGCAGTTTCTCCTGGACCACGGCCAGCGCCTCGTCCGGGCCGGCCAGCATGGTCTGTCGGGGCGCGTTGACGGCGGCGATGGCGACCTGCCCGGTCGGGTCCAGGGTCAGGTACGACTGGAGTTCCTCGGCGGGGGCCGCGACGGCGAGCATCCCACCGGACGGCGTACGGACGACCTCGGTGACCCGGGCGCGCATCAGCCGGACGGCGGCGGGCAGGCTGAACACCCCGCCCAGGGTGGCGGCGACCATCTCCCCGGCGCTGTGCCCGAGCAGGGCGACCGGCCGGACCCCCCAGGAGCGGACCATCGCGCCGAGCGCATAGCCGATGCCGAACAGCAGCGGCTGGGCGCGAGAGCCGTCGTCGAAGGGAATACTCGGGTCGTCGGAAAGCCACTCGTCGCGCAGCTGTTCCCCGCCGTCGCCCCAGAGGGCGAAGAAGGTGTCCAGCGCGGTGGTGAAGACCGGGTCGTGTCCGTACAGGCCGGCGCCCATGCGCGGGTACTGCGCGCCCTGGCCGGGGAAGAGCAGCGCGACCGGGCGGCCCTTCGGCTCGGTGGGCCGGTGCCGGTCCAGCAGGTTGGCCGCTTCGGTGGCGTCGGCCGCCACGACCGCGCCGCGTACTCCGCCGGAGGTGGCTCGGCGGGGAGCGTGTCGGGCGAGCGTCTCGACGCGCTGCCGGTCGTCGCCGAGCAGGTCCCCGTCGAAGCGGACGAGCCGCCCCATCGCCTGGCGGCGGCGCTCCTCGGCCGCCGCGTCAACGGCCGACCAGCGGATCAGCAGCGGGTCCCCGCTCGGGCGTTCCGGCGCGGGTGGGGGCAGCAGGACCACCGAGTGTCCCCGCCGGGAGGTGTCCGGCAGCGCGACCGGGGTGGGGGCGCGGTGGTCGGCGACCGGGTTCGGGTGGTGGCAGCCGTCGGTGAGCATGCGCCGCAGGTCGCCCGGGCGCAGCACGTCGGAGCGGGACCGGTCGGCCTCGGTGCGGTCGGTGATCCGGACGACGATCAGCGGCGGTTCGTCGGGCGACCAGCACTCGGCGAGGCGGCGCAGCGCCACCACCAGCCAGCGGCCCGGCTCGTCCTCGAGTTCGGCCGCGACCAGGGCGAGGTCGGCCTGGCCCCGGGCCAGCTCGGTCGCCGCGTGGTGCAGCGCCGCGCAGAGCCGGGGTACGAACACCGTCGCCCCGGCGGCGCCCGGCGGTACGCAGGCCGAGGTGACCCCGCCCTCGTACCCGGGTGGGGGGTTCGTGCCGGTCAGCACGAGCGACGTCCGCCGGCCCCGCCGTACCGTCGAGCCAAGCCGGTCGACCACGGTCGCGACGGTCGCCGCGCGGCCGGTGTTTCCCGTTCCGTCCCGCTCCGACGGTCCGACCGCCCACGACACGATCGCGGCGTCAGTCGCTGCCATCGCGGTCACCTCTCTCCCGCTCCGGGCCCGACCATCGCCGGCGACCGTGCAGGGCTGTCCGAGCGGGTCGCGCCGATGTCGTCCTAGTCCGGACCGACAGTGGCGGTCGATTCTCGAAAACGGTTCGAAGGCACCTGGAAGGAAGTCCTGCTCCCGGCTCCTCCAGCGATCCTCAGAGTTGGCGTTGAGACGCCCGGCCGAGGATGTCCCGAAGCCAGTTCGACCGCATGCGGTCGAGCCACCCTCGGGTTGGAAGCGAGAACGACATGACCTGGACCCAGCTCCTGGTCCCGATCACCCTGACGGGTACCGGGATGGCGGCCGGCGGGCTGATGATCACTGTGCTTGGTGGGGTGCCGCTGCTGCTCCGGCTGCCGACCGACCAGTACGTGCCGATCCACCAGTTCCTGGTGACCCGCTTCGATCCGTTCATGCCGATCTGCATGATCACGTCACTTCTCGTCGACCTGGTGCTGGCCGTCGTGCTGGACAACCCGGTGGCGCGGATCGGCTTCGGGGCGTCCGCCGTCCTGCTGTTCGGCGCGATGGTCATCTCGATGACCAAGAACGTCCCGATCAACCGGTGGCTCAAGACCCTCGACCCGGAGCGGTTGCCGGAGAACTTCGAGCAGATCAATCCGCGGGTCCGCTGGGGGAAGTGGAACTCGATCCGGACGACCCTCGTCGTCATCGCCCTGGGGCTCAGCGCGATCGCCACCGGCCCGCTGCTCTAGCGCTTTCCCGTCGTCTCCCCAGCCGCCCTGCCCCCCGTTCGTTGCTCGTCGATCAGATACTCACCCGACCGACCGTGACCGGTCGGGCACCGGACGATCCCCCTCAATGGAAGGTACGCACGCGATGAGCCATGACACGGACACCGCCGGCCGGACGGTGGACCACTCGGACACACCCGCCGACCGCCGCTTCGTGATCGGCCGCGACGTCGGCACGGCCGCCAGCTGGTTCCGCATCCTCTACGGACTGATCGCGGTCGCCAGCCTCTGGTACCGGATCGACAAGGCCCTGGACGGGGGCGAACTGGTCATGATGGTGGTCTGGTTCGCCGTGATAGCGGCGGTCTACACCGCCGTCATCTGGTTCTTCGGGCGGATCGACCGGTTCCAGGGCGTCAGCCCGTGGATCCCGTCGGCGCTGCTGCAACTACCGATGATGCTCTACCCGATGGGCATCGGCTCGGCCCCGATGCACCAGGCGCTGGCCGTCTACACCACGCTCGGCGTGCTGCTCTGCGGTGTGGCGCGGTACGGCGGGCTGGAGGTCGCCGCCCTGCCGATGCTGCTGCTCGGACGCCGGACGGTGCTGTACAGCCCGTTCAACGCCATCGACATCACCGAGCAGGCGTTCCGACAGGAGCGGACGCGGGGCGTCATGTGGGTCACCTCGCTCGCGCTGACCGTGTTCGTCCTCATCGAGTACTGGTGGGTGGGCCTGCTGCTCAGCGTCCCGCCGGCGAAGGACCTGCTCGGCGAGTCGATCCGGCTCCCCGGCTACTGGGTGCTGCTGCTGCTCGTCCCGGTCGTCTGGTTCGCCGCCCTCGCGGCGCGCGGCCGGGACCGGTACCGGACGGTCCCGATCGGCCAGCGGTGGCCGGGACTCGCCGCGCTGGTGCTGCTGGCGCTCGTCCCGATGCTCGGCAACCGGCAGGTGCCGGACGCGCTCTGGGGCATCATCATGTTCGTCGGTCTGGTCGTCGGCCTGGTCACCCTGGTCCGCCTGCCGTTCCGCAAGGCGTCCAACCGCCGCGAGGTGGGCGTCGCCCACTGATCCGTCCCGTCGCACTGTTCCCATCCCCGTCGCCGATCGGCCGGGCACCCCTCCGGGTGCCCGGCCGATCGCCTTTTCGGCGCACTCCCCCGACCGTTGCCGTCCACCCGCCGACCGCCATCCCCCGGCCGACCGCCATCCCTCCGCCGACCGCCATCCCCCGAGATCGTCTCCGTATGCGGCAACTCGGGGCCTCCTGCGCGGACGACACCCCGGGATGCCGCACTTCGGGGTGTCGTCCGCGTGGGAGACCCCGGGATGCCGCAACTGGGGAGGCCAGCCGGGTGGCCCCAGGGTCCGGGCCGGGGGCCGAGTCCGGGGTCCGGGCCGGGGGCCGAGTCCGGGGTCCGGGCCGGGGCCGAGTCCGGGGTCCGGGCCGGGGCCGAGTCCGGGAAGCGGCGTCAGAGGGCGGTGGCCCAGGCGATGACCTGGTCGATGGACTGGCGGGTGAGCCCGATCGCCGGGTCGGCGGTGATCAGCAGGGTGGGAGCGGCGCGGTCCGCGGCCCAGTCGTACGCCTCCGGGGTGTGCAGGTCGTCGATCCACGCCGCTGGTCGTCGTCCGGCGTAGGCGGCGATACGCGGGACCTTCGCGCCGGGGTCGAACGGCGCCGGTGGCATGGTCACCACGGGCAACGACGCGATGCGCAGCAGCGGGGCGAGGAGTTGGTTCGCCTCGTCGTTCCAGCTGCTGGCCCAGGCGACGTCCAGGACCTCGCCGGCGGCGGAGAGCCACGCGCCGTGCGCGGGGTTGACCCGGATGGGCGCCTCACCGGGGAAGAGGTGGTGGTCGGTGAAGCCGACCGGCGGGTCGGGCGCGCCGTACGGGTTGAGGACGCCGTCGATGTCGAGCAGGAGCAGGGGTCGGGTCACCCGGCGATTCTGCCGTGGCTGGACACGGCACCGGAGGACCCGGAGATCCGCTTGTGGCTGGTCCCACGACGCCGGACCGGTTGTGGCTGGACGCACTGCTGTCGGGGTGCCCGGCTGGTACCGGGCACCCCGACAGCAGCGGGAGTGTCAGCGGGCGGCGGCGTCGACCTTGCGGGGCAGGAAGAAGACCAGCGCCACGACCATGAGGCAGAGCAGCACCTGTAGGCCGAGGGTCCAGCTCATCGCGTCGACGAAGCGGGCCCGGCTGGCGGTGTCCTGGTCGGCGAGGAGACCGAAGAAGACCGCACCGGTCACCGCGACGCCGAGCACCCCACCGGTCTGCTTGAAGGTGGAGAAGATGCCCGACGCGGACCCGGCGTCGACGTGCGGGATGCCGGCCAGGGTGACGTTGAGCATCGGCGCGCTGACCAGTCCCATCCCGACGCCGACCACGGAAAGGCTGACCACGATCGGCAGCGAGGTCAGTTCGGCGCCGGAGGCGACCACGACCGCGTTCAGACCGGCCATGCCGAGGGTCATCAGCACCGCGCCGACCACCAGGGCGGTCCGGCCGGCGCTGCGGGCCAGCGGGATCGCCACCATCGAGGCGAGCGCGGTGCCGATCGCCCAGGACGCGACCGTCCAACCGGTCCGGTCGGCGGTGAAGCCGAGACCACTCTGCAGGAAGACCACGAAGGTCAGGAAGAAGCCCCACATCAGCGCGGAGACGATGAGGTTCGCCAGCACCCCGGCGGTGAACGTCCGCTGCCCGAACAGGTGCAGCGCCACCAGCGGCGACTCACCGGCCCGTTCCTTGCGCCGCTCGAAGCGGACGAGCAGCACGAACGCCGGCACCGAGGCGACCAGGCAGACCCACGACCACCACGGCCAGCCGAGTTCCCGGCCGTACATCAGCGGGTGCAGCAGGAGCAGCAGCGCGGCGGCGGCCAGAAACACCCCGCCCAGGTCGAAGCCGCCACCCCGCTCGTCCCGGGACTCGGGCAGCCAGGCGACCGCGCCGAAGAAGGCGGCCACACCGATCGGCAGGTTGATCAGGAAGATGGTCCGCCAGCCCCAGCCGAACAGGTCGGCGCTCATCAGCACCCCGCCGAGCATCGGGCCGGAGACCGTGGCCAGGCCGATGACCAGGCCGTAGACGGCGAGCAGCGGGGCCCGGCGGGCGGGCGGCACCAGGACCTGGAAGACCGCGAGGATCTGCGGGCCCATGATCGCGGCGGTGATGCCCTGCGCCACTCGGGCGGCGACGAGCCAGCCGACGTCACCGGCGATCCCGGCGAGCACGGAGGCGATGGTGAAGCCGGCCAGACCGACCAGGAACGCCCGCTTACGGCCGAACGCGTCGCCGATCCGGCCGCCGGTGACCAGCAGGAGGGCGAACGGCAGGGTGTACCCGGCGAGGACCCACTGCATCGAGGCGTAACTCGCGCCCAGCCCGTCCTGGATGGACGGCACCGCGATGTTGACGCCGGTGGTGTCGAAGCCGGTCATGAAGGCGGCCACGAGCACCACGGTGAGCGCGGCGCCGAGCCGCCGCACGGGCGGCGGGCCGCCGGTGGCGGCGGTGCCGGCCGGCGGGGCGGCGGCGGGCCGTGGGGTCACCACGTCGGGTGTGGTGCCGGGGGTTGTCGCGGTCACGGCAGCACCGCCACGCCCGCCGCGGTCACCGTCAGGGCCGCCAGGGCCAGCGCGGTCCGCAGCCGGTGCAGGCGCCGCCACTCCGGTCGGGGGTCGTCCCAGTCGTCCGGTACGGCGTCCGGGTCGACCCCGAACACCCGCTTGTTGATCGGCACGTTGCCGAGGTGGGACACCCCCTGCACCCCCAGCGCCAGCACCGAGGCCAGGATGAACAGCCACCGGGTGGTGGTCTCCTCGACCAGGAAGATCAGGGCGATGTCGGCGAACATCGTCGAGTTGACGATCAGCGGCATCGACGGGTGGTAACCCTGACCAAGCTTGCGGTGCAGGGTGATGTAGCTGCCCGCGGGCATGGTGTAGAGGGTCGGCAGGACGCTCACCGCCACGGCGAAGAACACCCCCGCCACGATCCCGCTGCCGCCGACGGCGACCACCGCCAGCGCCTGGGCAATTGTCTCTCTCATCGGCTCGCCATCTTCCGTCGCTTCCGGCAACGAACTCCGCCAGCGATGCTCACGGCGTCTCCTCAAGCCGACGTGGAGGAAAGCTCGACGCCGCAGCAGCCCCGGCCGGTCGTGGCGGGCCGTATCGCCGACGTGCGCGTCCTTCGACCGAGCCCCGAGGCAGACCCGAGACGGTCATCACAGCATCGACGCCGAGTAGGCGACCGGGCGGCGTGACGCATCGCCCCGGTCCGGGGCCGAAGACCGCACGCCTTTCGACCGCGAATGTAAGGAGACGAGCCATGTCGGGTATCGCTGGCTGGGTTGACTACGAGCGGGACCTCTCCCGCGCGCAGGCGACCGTCCGCGCCATGAGCGCCACGATGGCCAACCGGGGGCCGGACGCCGAGGGGGTCTGGACGTCCCCGCGGGCGGCCATCGGCCACCGTCGGCTCGCCCTGGTCGAGCTGGACGGCGGACGGCAGCCGTACGTCGTGGAGGCGGACGGCCAGGTCCTCGCCGTGGTCGCCTTCGACGGTGACGTCTACAACGCGCCGGCGCTCCGCGCCGAGCTGGAGTCGCACGGGCACCGCTTCCGCAGCCGGGGCGACGCCGAGGTGGTGGCGTACGCGTACCTCCAGTGGGGGGCCGGGTTCGCCGAGAAGCTGGAGGGCGGCTACGCCTTCGCGGTGTGGGACGTGCGCCGCGAGGAGCTGCTGCTGGTCCGGGACCGGCTCGGTAACAAGCCGATGTTCTACTACCCCACCCCGCATGGCATCCTCTTCGCCTCGGAGCGGAAGGCGATCCTGGACCACCCGCAGGCCGAGGCCGCAGTGGACCTGGACGGCCTGCGGGAGATCCTCTCCTACGCCGGCACCCCGGGCCACGGCATCTTCAAGGGGATGCACCAGGTGCGCGCCGGGCACGTCGTCCGGGTGACGAAGTCCGGGCACCGGGAGGAGCAGTACTGGGCGTTGCAGGCGCAGGAGCACACCGACGACCTGGACACCACCGTGCAGAAGGTCCGGGAGCTGCTGGAGCGCTCGGTGGGCGGGCAGCTCACCGCAGACGTGCCGCTGGGCATGATGCTCTCCGGCGGGCTGGACTCCTCGGCGGTGACCGCGCTGGCCGCGCGGGCGCTCAAGGAGCGGGGCGAGGGCCCGCTGCACACCTTCACCGTGTCGTTCGGCTCGGCCGAGGAGTTCACCCCGGACGAGGTCTGGGGCACCTCGGACGCGCCGTTCGTGAAGGAGCTGGTCGACGGGATCGGCGCCGAGCACACCGACATCGTGCTGGACACCGCAGACCTGCTCGACCCGATCGTGGCGGTGAACGCGCTGCGCGCCAAGGACGTGCCGAGCCCGCTGGGCAACATGAACACCTCGCTCTACGTGCTGTGCCGCGCGGTGCAGGAGCACACTCCGCTGGCCCTGCTCGGTGACGCCGCCGACGGCGTCTTCGGCGGCACCATGTGGATGTCGATGCCGCCGCTGATCGAGGCGCAGACCTTCCCGTGGATCGCGATGGCCCACTGGGGCGGCGGCAAGCACGGCATGGGCACCGACCTGGTCGACGCCGGCCTGCTGGAGCGGCTGGACATGCGCAACTACACCGGCGGCCGGTACCGGGAGGCGATGAGCCGGGTGCCGCTGCTGCCGGGTGAGACCGGCCAGGAAAAGCGCATGCGCGAGATGTGGTACCTGAACGTCACCAACTGGCTGGAGACGCTGATCCCGCACTCGGAGTCGATCGCCGGCTCGGTCGGCCTGTCGCTGCGCCTGCCGTACTGCGACCACAACCTGGTGCAGTACGTCTACTCCGCGCCGTGGGCGCAGAAGAGCTTCGACGGCCGGGAGAAGAGCCTGCTCCGCGCCGCGGCGAAGGACATCCTCCCGGAGTCCATTCTGGACCGGAAGAAGTCGCCGTACCCGGTGACCCAGGACGAGGCGTACGCGAAGGCGCTCTGCGACCAGCTCCTGGCGCTGGTCAACGACCCCAACGCCCCGATCGCCGGACTGGTCGACATGACCGCCGCGAAGGCGTTCGCGGCCGACCCCGCCAGCCTCGTCTCCGGCCCGCGCGCCTGGGTGGCGCGCACCCACGTGGAGATGCTCTTCCAGCTCAACATGTGGCTCGACCTGTACCGGGTGCGGGTCGACGTCTGACCGGTGCGGTCCCAGTCGTCTTCGATCACCTGTCGAGGAGCGGCTGCCAGCGTTTTGCGCATCGTCCGACCCCATGGCCTGCGCACCACACCTTCGAAGGAGCCTTGTAATGGGAACCACGAACTCTGACCTGTCGATCCTCGACCTCGCGGCGGGCTACTGGTCGGCCAAGACCTTCCTCAGCGCGGTCGAGCTGGGCCTGTTCGGCGTCCTCGCCGACGGCGGCAAGACCGAGCCCGAGATCCGGGAGACGCTGAGCCTGCACCCGCGTTCCACCCCGGACTTCCTGGACTCGCTGGTCGCCCTGAAGGTGCTCGACCGGGACGCCGAGGGCCGCTACTCGATCAGCCCGGCCGCCGCCAACCAGCTCGACCCGAAGCACCCGTCGTACCAGGGCGGCTTCCTCCGCATGCACGCCTGGCAGTACGGGGTCTGGGGCAAGCTGACCGACATGCTCAAGACCGGTGACATGCAGGCCCACACCGACCGGGACTTCAACAAGTTCTACTCCCGGCCGGAGTCGGTGC
The nucleotide sequence above comes from Micromonospora pallida. Encoded proteins:
- the asnB gene encoding asparagine synthase (glutamine-hydrolyzing), coding for MSGIAGWVDYERDLSRAQATVRAMSATMANRGPDAEGVWTSPRAAIGHRRLALVELDGGRQPYVVEADGQVLAVVAFDGDVYNAPALRAELESHGHRFRSRGDAEVVAYAYLQWGAGFAEKLEGGYAFAVWDVRREELLLVRDRLGNKPMFYYPTPHGILFASERKAILDHPQAEAAVDLDGLREILSYAGTPGHGIFKGMHQVRAGHVVRVTKSGHREEQYWALQAQEHTDDLDTTVQKVRELLERSVGGQLTADVPLGMMLSGGLDSSAVTALAARALKERGEGPLHTFTVSFGSAEEFTPDEVWGTSDAPFVKELVDGIGAEHTDIVLDTADLLDPIVAVNALRAKDVPSPLGNMNTSLYVLCRAVQEHTPLALLGDAADGVFGGTMWMSMPPLIEAQTFPWIAMAHWGGGKHGMGTDLVDAGLLERLDMRNYTGGRYREAMSRVPLLPGETGQEKRMREMWYLNVTNWLETLIPHSESIAGSVGLSLRLPYCDHNLVQYVYSAPWAQKSFDGREKSLLRAAAKDILPESILDRKKSPYPVTQDEAYAKALCDQLLALVNDPNAPIAGLVDMTAAKAFAADPASLVSGPRAWVARTHVEMLFQLNMWLDLYRVRVDV
- a CDS encoding acyltransferase domain-containing protein is translated as MAATDAAIVSWAVGPSERDGTGNTGRAATVATVVDRLGSTVRRGRRTSLVLTGTNPPPGYEGGVTSACVPPGAAGATVFVPRLCAALHHAATELARGQADLALVAAELEDEPGRWLVVALRRLAECWSPDEPPLIVVRITDRTEADRSRSDVLRPGDLRRMLTDGCHHPNPVADHRAPTPVALPDTSRRGHSVVLLPPPAPERPSGDPLLIRWSAVDAAAEERRRQAMGRLVRFDGDLLGDDRQRVETLARHAPRRATSGGVRGAVVAADATEAANLLDRHRPTEPKGRPVALLFPGQGAQYPRMGAGLYGHDPVFTTALDTFFALWGDGGEQLRDEWLSDDPSIPFDDGSRAQPLLFGIGYALGAMVRSWGVRPVALLGHSAGEMVAATLGGVFSLPAAVRLMRARVTEVVRTPSGGMLAVAAPAEELQSYLTLDPTGQVAIAAVNAPRQTMLAGPDEALAVVQEKLREQGYICRLAKARQAFHSPVVLDASLATRPAVEAARPGAPVDPVYSAYVGRKLDAATADDPTFWTTQLADPVLFWPALDALLATGDLLLVEAGAGQGLTNVARQHRAVRSKASDVVALLPATPGTPVADRRSVLAAAARIWTEGHELRWDAVDGTSARP
- a CDS encoding MFS transporter — its product is MTATTPGTTPDVVTPRPAAAPPAGTAATGGPPPVRRLGAALTVVLVAAFMTGFDTTGVNIAVPSIQDGLGASYASMQWVLAGYTLPFALLLVTGGRIGDAFGRKRAFLVGLAGFTIASVLAGIAGDVGWLVAARVAQGITAAIMGPQILAVFQVLVPPARRAPLLAVYGLVIGLATVSGPMLGGVLMSADLFGWGWRTIFLINLPIGVAAFFGAVAWLPESRDERGGGFDLGGVFLAAAALLLLLHPLMYGRELGWPWWSWVCLVASVPAFVLLVRFERRKERAGESPLVALHLFGQRTFTAGVLANLIVSALMWGFFLTFVVFLQSGLGFTADRTGWTVASWAIGTALASMVAIPLARSAGRTALVVGAVLMTLGMAGLNAVVVASGAELTSLPIVVSLSVVGVGMGLVSAPMLNVTLAGIPHVDAGSASGIFSTFKQTGGVLGVAVTGAVFFGLLADQDTASRARFVDAMSWTLGLQVLLCLMVVALVFFLPRKVDAAAR
- a CDS encoding DUF6410 domain-containing protein; amino-acid sequence: MSHDTDTAGRTVDHSDTPADRRFVIGRDVGTAASWFRILYGLIAVASLWYRIDKALDGGELVMMVVWFAVIAAVYTAVIWFFGRIDRFQGVSPWIPSALLQLPMMLYPMGIGSAPMHQALAVYTTLGVLLCGVARYGGLEVAALPMLLLGRRTVLYSPFNAIDITEQAFRQERTRGVMWVTSLALTVFVLIEYWWVGLLLSVPPAKDLLGESIRLPGYWVLLLLVPVVWFAALAARGRDRYRTVPIGQRWPGLAALVLLALVPMLGNRQVPDALWGIIMFVGLVVGLVTLVRLPFRKASNRREVGVAH
- a CDS encoding HAD domain-containing protein, with translation MTRPLLLLDIDGVLNPYGAPDPPVGFTDHHLFPGEAPIRVNPAHGAWLSAAGEVLDVAWASSWNDEANQLLAPLLRIASLPVVTMPPAPFDPGAKVPRIAAYAGRRPAAWIDDLHTPEAYDWAADRAAPTLLITADPAIGLTRQSIDQVIAWATAL
- a CDS encoding DUF1772 domain-containing protein — protein: MRETIAQALAVVAVGGSGIVAGVFFAVAVSVLPTLYTMPAGSYITLHRKLGQGYHPSMPLIVNSTMFADIALIFLVEETTTRWLFILASVLALGVQGVSHLGNVPINKRVFGVDPDAVPDDWDDPRPEWRRLHRLRTALALAALTVTAAGVAVLP
- a CDS encoding DUF1772 domain-containing protein — protein: MTWTQLLVPITLTGTGMAAGGLMITVLGGVPLLLRLPTDQYVPIHQFLVTRFDPFMPICMITSLLVDLVLAVVLDNPVARIGFGASAVLLFGAMVISMTKNVPINRWLKTLDPERLPENFEQINPRVRWGKWNSIRTTLVVIALGLSAIATGPLL